The Pandoraea vervacti DNA window CAACTGCGAGGCCGGGCGCCACGACGGATCGAGCTGATGCCACAGCTTGGCCGCGACGAGTGCGTCGCCGAGCTGCCGCGCGCCGAGCGCGATCTCGACGGAGCGGCGGGCCATGCGCGGATCTTTCGTTCGGTTGGCCAGCGCAATGTAGGTGTTGAAGGCGGGGGCGAGGTTGCCTTGTTGCAGACTCAGTTCGGCCGCCAGCACCTCGAAGACGACCTCGCTCGAGAGCGCCACATTCGGCAGCTTTTCGCCGGGGACGTTCGCATTCGGTGCGACGGCTTCGCTATCGACATCCGCGCTTGCTGCCTTTGCCGCGCCCGGGGCCGCCGGCGCCGCTGCCGGTGCACTTGCCGGGGCGGGCGCCTTCTGCGCCGTCTGGGCGAAAGCGCTCGACGACGGCATGAATGCCATGATGGCGCTCGCGCAGGTCACGCCAAGCACCGTCGCACCGGCCCACGCCCCGCGAGCCAGTGCGCCGCGCAGGCGCAAAACCACAGGTGCCACGATTGCCGCACTCGGGTCGGCGGCGGGGATGGACTGGAATCGGGTGTTCGGCATAGGGATCCACGGCAGGTTTCGAGCGATTGTAGCGCGCCCGATACAATAGAGTCTAAATCCTCAGCAAACGTTCGCAGGCATGCCTGAACTCCCGGAAGTCGAAGTGACCCGCCGCGGTATTGCGCCGCACGTGGCGGGCACGCGTATCGCGCGTATCGACGTGCGCAACGGCGCATTGCGCTGGCCTGTGCCCGACGGGCTCGACACGCTGCTGCGCGGCGAAACGCTCATCGGTGTGACCCGTCGCGGCAAGTATCTGCTGCTCGAATACGCGCCGGGCTGGCTGCTCGTGCATCTGGGCATGACCGGGACGTTGCGTGTCATGCAGGAGCCGCAGTCGTTGCCGGCCGCCGGCGTGCACGATCACATCGATCTGGTGTTCGAGCGGTGCGCGCTGCGTTATCGCGATCCGCGCCGTTTCGGCGCCGTGCTGTTCCACGCGCGCTCGGCCGGCGACGTGCTGGCTCACCCGCTGCTCGCGAGCCTGGGTGTCGAGCCGCTCACGGACGATTTCGACGGCGCGTGGCTATATGCCGGTACGCGCGGGCGAACCGTTTCCATCAAGCAGGCACTGCTGGCCGGCACGATCGTCGTCGGAGTCGGCAATATTTACGCATCGGAGAGTCTGTTCCGCGCGGGTATCCACCCGCGTATGCCGGCGGGCAAGCTCTCCAAAGCGCGGGCCGAGAAGCTGGCCCAGGCCGTGAAGGTCGTGCTTGCCGCCGCCATCGAGAAAGGTGGCAGCACGTTGCGCGATTTTGTCGGCAGCGACGGTCAGAGCGGCTATTTCCAGCAGGAGTATTTCGTCTACGATCGGACCGGCCAGCCATGTCGCGTATGCGGCACGCCGATCCGGCAGATCGTGCAGGGGCAGCGATCCACCTTCTTCTGCCCGCATTGTCAGAAATAACGCGTGCGTTCGTCCGGCATTGTGCCGACGTCATACGCCCTCACATCCGGTCGAGCGCCGCACATGTTGCCCCCCGAAGCCCAAATGAAAGATTCCTCCAGCGACACCTCGCTCGGCACGTCCGCCGATACATTGGCCGGTACCTTGGCTGATACGTTCGCCGAGCGTCTGATCGCATGGCAGGCCGAACACGGCCGCCACGATCTGCCCTGGCAAAACACGCGCGACGCCTATCGCATCTGGCTCTCGGAGATCATGCTCCAGCAGACACAGGTGGCCACCGTCATTCCCTACTACGGGCGCTTTCTCGAGCGCTTTCCCGATGTCGCCGCGCTGGCGAGCGCACCGCAGGACGACGTCATGGCCCTGTGGAGCGGCCTG harbors:
- the mutM gene encoding bifunctional DNA-formamidopyrimidine glycosylase/DNA-(apurinic or apyrimidinic site) lyase, coding for MPELPEVEVTRRGIAPHVAGTRIARIDVRNGALRWPVPDGLDTLLRGETLIGVTRRGKYLLLEYAPGWLLVHLGMTGTLRVMQEPQSLPAAGVHDHIDLVFERCALRYRDPRRFGAVLFHARSAGDVLAHPLLASLGVEPLTDDFDGAWLYAGTRGRTVSIKQALLAGTIVVGVGNIYASESLFRAGIHPRMPAGKLSKARAEKLAQAVKVVLAAAIEKGGSTLRDFVGSDGQSGYFQQEYFVYDRTGQPCRVCGTPIRQIVQGQRSTFFCPHCQK